A genomic region of Saccopteryx bilineata isolate mSacBil1 chromosome 1, mSacBil1_pri_phased_curated, whole genome shotgun sequence contains the following coding sequences:
- the TMX2 gene encoding thioredoxin-related transmembrane protein 2 isoform X1, with amino-acid sequence MAVLAPLIALVYSVPRLSRWLARPYYLLSALLSAAFLVVRKLPPLCHTLPTQREDGNPCDFDWREVEILMFLSAIVMMKNRRSITVEQHVGNIFMFSKVANAILFFRLDIRLGLLYIILCVVFLMTCKPPLYMGPEYIKYFNDKTIDEELERNKKVTWIVEFFANWSNDCQSFAPIYADLSLKYNCTGLHFGKVDVGRYTDVSTRYKVSTSPLTKQLPTLILFQGGKEVMRRPQIDKKGRAVSWTFSEVQKRENVIREFSLNELYQRAKKQRKTGDDIPEEHSVAPAPTAWPDGESKKDQ; translated from the exons ATGGCGGTCTTGGCACCTTTGATTGCTTTGGTGTATTCGGTGCCGCGCCTTTCACGATGGCTGGCCAGACCTTACTACCTACTGTCAGCCCTGCTCTCTGCTGCCTTCCTAGTCGTGAGGAAGCTTCCCCCACTGTGTCACACTCTCCCCACCCAACGCGAAGACGGCAATCCGTGTGACTTTGACTGG AGAGAAGTAGAGATCCTGATGTTTCTCAGTGCCATTGTGATGATGAAGAATCGCAGGTCCA TCACTGTGGAGCAACATGTAGGCAACATCTTCATGTTTAGTAAAGTGGCCAATGCAATTCTTTTCTTCCGCCTGGATATTCGCCTGGGCCTGCTTTACATCATACTCTGTGTTG taTTCCTGATGACGTGTAAACCTCCCCTGTACATGGGCCCTGAGTACATCAAGTACTTCAATGATAAAACCATTGAT GAAGAGCTGGAGAGGAACAAGAAGGTCACTTGGATTGTGGAGTTCTTTGCCAATTGGTCTAATGACTGCCAATCGTTTGCTCCAATCTATGCTGATCTCTCCCTCAA GTACAATTGTACAGGGCTACATTTTGGGAAGGTGGACGTTGGCCGCTACACTGATGTTAGCACCCG GTACAAGGTGAGCACATCCCCCCTCACCAAGCAGCTCCCTACCCTCATCCTGTTCCAAGGTGGCAAGGAAGTCATGCGGCGGCCACAGATCGACAAGAAAGGACGAGCTGTTTCTTGGACTTTCTCTGAGGTGCAGAAAAGA GAGAATGTGATCCGAGAATTCAGCTTGAATGAACTGTATCAGCGGGCCAAGAAGCAACGGAAGACTGGAGATGATATTCCCGAGGAGCATTCTGTGGCCCCTGCCCCCACAGCGTGGCCAGATGGGGAGAGCAAGAAGGACCAATAG
- the ZDHHC5 gene encoding palmitoyltransferase ZDHHC5, with the protein MPAESGKRFKPSKYVPVSAAAIFLVGATTLFFAFTCPGLSLSVSPAVPIYNAIVFLFVLANFSMATFMDPGIFPRAEEDEDKEDDFRAPLYKTVEIKGIQVRMKWCATCRFYRPPRCSHCSVCDNCVEEFDHHCPWVNNCIGRRNYRYFFLFLLSLTAHIMGVFGFGLLYVLYHMEDLSGVRTAVTMAVMCVAGLFFIPVAGLTGFHVVLVARGRTTNEQVTGKFRGGVNPFTNGCCNNVSRVLCSSPAPRYLGRPKKEKTIVIRPPFLRPEVSDGQVTVKIMDNGIQGELRRSKSKGSLEITESQSADAEPPPPPKPDLSRYTGLRTHLSLATNEDSSLLGKDSPPTPTMYKYRPGYSSSSTSAAMPHSSSAKLSRGDSLKEPTSIAESSRHPSYRSEPSLEPDSFRSPTFGKSFHFDPLSSGSRSSSLKSAQGTGFELGQLQSIRSEGTTSTSYKSLANQTRNGSLSYDSLLTPSDSPDFESVQAGPEPDPPLGYTSPFLSARLAQQREAERHSHLVPTGPAHREPSPVRYDNLSRHIVASLQEREKLLRQSPPLPGREEEPGLGDSGIHSTPGSGHAPRTSSSSDDSKRSPLGKTPLGRPVAPRFGKPDGLRGRGLGSPEPVPAAPYSGRSMSYSSQKAPPGVSETEEVALQPLLTPKDEVQLKTAYSKSNGQPKSLGSASPGPGQPPLSSPSRGGVKKVSGVGGTTYEISV; encoded by the exons CTGTCCAGGACTGAGCCTCTCTGTGTCACCTGCAGTGCCCATCTACAATGCAATTGTGTTTCTCTTTGTGCTGGCCAACTTCAGCATGGCCACCTTCATGGACCCGGGGATTTTCCCTCGAG CTGAGGAGGATGAAGACAAGGAGGATGATTTCCGAGCTCCTCTTTACAAAACAGTGGAAATCAAGGGCATCCAGGTGCGCATGAAATGGTGTGCGACCTGCCGCTTCTACCGTCCTCCTCGATGTTCCCACTGCAGCGTCTGTGACAATTGTGTGGAG GAATTCGATCATCACTGCCCCTGGGTGAACAACTGTATTGGGCGCCGGAACTACcgttatttcttcctcttcctcctttccctgaCAGCACACATTATGGGTGTGTTTGGCTTTGGCCTCCTTTATGTCCTCTACCACATGGAGGATCTCTCAGGGGTCCGCACGGCTGTCAC AATGGCAGTGATGTGTGTGGCTGGCTTATTCTTCATCCCTGTAGCTGGCCTCACGGGATTTCACGTGGTGCTGGTGGCCAGGGGACGCACAACCAATGAGCAG GTTACGGGTAAGTTCCGGGGAGGTGTGAACCCCTTCACCAACGGCTGCTGTAACAATGTCAGCCGTGTGCTCTGCAGTTCTCCAGCACCCAG GTATTTGGGGAGACCAAAGAAAGAGAAGACCATTGTCATCAGACCTCCCTTCCTTCGACCGGAAGTGTCAGATGGGCAGGTAACTGTGAAGATCATGGACAATGGCATCCAGGGAGAGCTGAGGAGAAGCAAG TCTAAGGGGAGCTTGGAGATTACGGAGAGCCAGTCTGCAGATGCTGAGCCTCCACCTCCTCCTAAGCCGGACCTGAGCCGTTACACAGGGCTACGAACACACCTCAGCCTGGCTACTAATGAGG ATAGCAGTCTCTTGGGCAAGGacagcccccccaccccgaccATGTACAAGTATCGGCCAGGCTACAGTAGCAGCAGCACGTCGGCCGCCATGCCTCATTCTTCCAGCGCCAAG CTGAGTCGTGGTGACAGCTTAAAGGAACCGACCTCCATTGCGGAGAGCAGCCGCCACCCCAGCTATCGCTCGGAGCCCAGCTTGGAGCCAGACAGCTTCCGGTCTCCCACTTTCGGCAAAAGTTTTCACTTTGATCCACTGTCCAGTGGCTCACGTTCCTCCAGCCTCAAGTCGGCCCAGGGCACAGGGTTTGAGCTCGGCCAGCTGCAGTCCATCCGTTCAGAGGGCACAACCTCCACCTCCTATAAGAGCCTGGCCAACCAGACACGCAATGGAAGCCTGTCTTATGACAGCCTGCTCACTCCTTCAGACAGCCCTGATTTTGAGTCAGTGCAGGCAGGGCCTGAGCCAGACCCGCCTTTGGGCTatacctctcccttcctgtcagcccGGCTGGCTCAGCAACGGGAAGCCGAGAGGCACTCCCATTTGGTGCCAACCGGCCCAGCACATCGAGAGCCCTCACCAGTCCGGTACGACAATCTGTCGCGCCATATTGTGGCCTCCCTCCAGGAACGAGAGAAGCTGCTACGCCAGTCACCCCCGCTCCCGGGCCGTGAGGAGGAGCCAGGCTTGGGGGACTCGGGCATACACTCGACACCAGGCTCTGGCCATGCCCCACGTACCAGTTCCTCCTCAGATGATTCAAAGAGATCACCCTTGGGCAAGACTCCACTGGGACGCCCAGTTGCCCCTCGTTTTGGCAAGCCAGATGGGCTACGGGGCCGGGGACTAGGGTCCCCTGAACCAGTCCCAGCTGCCCCATACTCGGGCCGATCTATGTCTTACAGCAGCCAAAAAGCCCCACCTGGCGTCTCTGAGACCGAGGAAGTGGCCTTGCAGCCGTTACTGACACCCAA aGATGAAGTACAGCTCAAGACCGCTTACAGCAAATCCAACGGACAGCCCAAGAGTCTAGGCTCAGCATCCCCGGGCCCGGGCCAGCCACCTCTCAGTAGCCCCAGCAGGGGAGGAGTCAAGAAGGTGTCAGGAGTAGGTGGCACCACCTATGAGATCTCAGTGTGA
- the BTBD18 gene encoding BTB/POZ domain-containing protein 18 — protein MEPPEGSVQGVGVGVDCFVFRAPLLLGPFFTERLEQERPAQSCKVLLELQGLKIRTLRTLVGYLYTSEMEVSLEEAQDVLSAARQLRISELESLHLEDGKLVKASQGRRLNRECLQPPNAAPVSARVVAPSHCPQTPPPVTQIPCPLGAGRWKLSGKDEGAQDKSYQQNTENLSGPLLLKRKVRACLAPQEISLPSSHSQGTKENKSDPALGPTELSPPSLYSSVDKRLLPRKIRLSRLKPSPVVCTSKPSILGGPSSVLTAPGRRLWRQKNLSKEASEDKQKLGRASLLQSTPSPYGLGKMGGTKKRSPEVRAHNSDSAEEGQIRRVKLRKVVNGTCWEVVQEPPLKTSQDSPHVPEPGGSAEPLGTRPSSVNQQEMSSTRLGLCQGSPVCSRLQDTLLSASHSTNHPVVKSKCESSPEVGKEPGFNVDCKEPCAFDTALLEHPYEAEQYRITSVAATSELEEILDFVLCGSDTEPPAGSLEGPGAEGCRTPSYPLTETGKNWITGEEWYLPDMDLWPKELTGLEKESVGENKEPVEHFNSFVAPSKIREREVLSVEGSWTQDLEITSSQPLDDQRDRLLHIDSLDPPQRSYQNLSLPCSDWVDTRLEVSLTIDEVYPAPEPGKKVFSNSEVWGPLPASPEEEIDVVDWTSEERLVPTGIPSVWPDPSSESETEVDILT, from the coding sequence CCCCTTCTTTACAGAGCGCCTGGAGCAGGAGAGGCCAGCTCAGAGTTGTAAGGTGTTGCTGGAGCTGCAGGGACTGAAGATCAGGACACTTAGGACACTGGTGGGCTACTTGTACACTTCAGAGATGGAAGTATCTCTAGAAGAAGCTCAGGATGTGCTCTCTGCTGCCCGTCAGCTTCGCATATCTGAGCTAGAATCCCTTCATCTAGAGGATGGAAAGTTGGTGAAGGCCTCTCAGGGCCGAAGACTAAACCGGGAATGCTTACAACCTCCAAATGCTGCACCAGTCTCTGCCAGGGTGGTGGCACCTAGCCACTGTCCTCAAACACCACCGCCTGTCACCCAGATTCCTTGTCCTCTTGGGGCAGGGAGATGGAAGTTGTCAGGAAAGGATGAGGGGGCCCAGGATAAGAGCTACCAACAGAACACAGAGAACTTGTCTGGCCCTCTTCTGCTCAAGAGGAAGGTCAGAGCCTGCCTGGCTCCTCAAGAAATCTCTTTACCATCAAGCCACAGTCAGGgaactaaagaaaataagagtGACCCTGCCCTTGGTCCTACAGAACTATCCCCACCCAGCTTGTACTCCTCTGTGGATAAGCGACTATTGCCCAGAAAGATCAGGCTGAGTCGTTTGAAGCCATCACCTGTTGTCTGTACATCTAAGCCTTCCATTTTAGGCGGACCAAGCTCAGTGCTGACAGCCCCTGGCCGGCGTCTTTGGCGACAAAAGAATTTAAGTAAAGAAGCGTCAGAGGACAAGCAAAAACTAGGGAGAGCTAGTCTTCTACAGAGTACGCCAAGCCCATATGGTCTTGGGAAAATGGGTGGGACTAAGAAGCGAAGCCCTGAAGTCAGGGCCCATAACTCAGACTCTGCAGAGGAGGGGCAGATTAGGAGAGTGAAACTTAGGAAGGTTGTCAATGGGACCTGCTGGGAGGTGGTGCAAGAGCCTCCCCTCAAAACCTCTCAAGATAGTCCTCATGTCCCAGAACCTGGAGGCTCAGCAGAGCCTCTAGGGACTCGGCCATCCTCAGTTAACCAGCAAGAAATGTCATCAACTAGACTAGGCCTGTGTCAGGGCTCTCCAGTGTGCTCTAGGCTACAAGACACTCTGCTCTCTGCTAGCCACTCCACAAACCACCCAGTAGTGAAGTCCAAGTGTGAGTCCAGTCCAGAGGTAGGGAAGGAACCTGGGTTCAACGTTGACTGCAAAGAGCCATGTGCATTTGACACAGCCCTGCTGGAGCACCCCTATGAAGCTGAGCAGTACCGAATCACAAGTGTTGCTGCCACCAGTGAGCTGGAGGAGATCTTGGACTTCGTGCTGTGTGGTTCAGACACTGAGCCACCTGCAGGATCTCTGgagggtcctggggctgagggctGTAGGACTCCTAGTTATCCCCTGACAGAAACAGGAAAGAACTGGATTACAGGGGAAGAATGGTATTTACCAGACATGGACCTCTGGCCCAAAGAGCTCACAGGATTGGAAAAGGAATCTGTTGGTGAAAACAAAGAGCCAGTTGAACACTTTAACTCCTTTGTCGCTCCCTCTAAGATTAGGGAAAGAGAGGTGCTTTCAGTAGAAGGCTCTTGGACTCAAGACCTAGAAATTACCAGCTCCCAGCCACTGGATGATCAGAGAGACCGACTTCTCCACATTGACTCTCTTGACCCTCCTCAGAGGTCCTACCAAAACCTTTCACTTCCCTGTTCAGACTGGGTGGACACTAGGCTAGAAGTGTCCCTAACTATAGATGAGGTGTACCCTGCTCCAGAACCAGGCAAGAAAGTATTTAGCAACTCTGAGGTTTGGGGCCCACTTCCTGCCAGCCCTGAAGAAGAGATTGATGTGGTGGACTGGACATCAGAGGAAAGACTGGTGCCCACCGGTATTCCCTCGGTATGGCCTGACCCTTCCTCAGAGTCAGAAACAGAGGTAGACATCCTAACCTAG
- the SELENOH gene encoding selenoprotein H, protein MASRGRKRKAEAAVAAAAEKQEKLAGGQKEVQEATVVIEHCTSURVYGRNAAALSQALRLEAPELPVKVNPTKPRRGSFEVMLLRPDGSSAELWTGIKKGPPRKLKFPEPLEVVEKLKKYLA, encoded by the exons ATGGCTTCCCGCGGGAGGAAGCGAAAGGCTGAGGCGGCGGTGGCCGCGGCAGCCGAGAAGCAGGAGAAGCTGGCTGGCGGCCAGAAGGAAGTGCAGGAGGCGACTGTCGTTATCGAGCATTG CACGAGTTGACGCGTGTACGGGCGCAACGCCGCGGCCCTGAGCCAGGCGCTGCGCCTGGAGGCCCCGGAGCTTCCAGTGAAGGTGAATCCTACCAAGCCCCGGAGGGGGAGTTTCGAGGTGATGCTGCTGCGCCCCGACGGCAGCA GTGCAGAGCTCTGGACTGGGATTAAGAAGGGGCCTCCACGCAAACTCAAGTTCCCTGAGCCGTTAGAGGTGGTGGAGAAGCTGAAGAAGTACCTTGCCTAG
- the MED19 gene encoding mediator of RNA polymerase II transcription subunit 19 yields MKITSARHRDSAGAEGKMENFTALFGAQADPPPPPSALGFGPGKPPPPPPPPPGGGPGTAPPPSAATAPAGADKSAAGCGPFYLMRELPGSTELTGSTNLITHYNLEHAYNKFCGKKVKEKLSNFLPDLPGMIDLPGSHDNSSLRSLIEKPPILGGSFNPITGTMLAGFRLHTGPLPEQCRLMHIQPPKKKNKHKHKQSRTQDPVPPETPSDSDHKKKKKKKEEDPERKRKKKEKKKKKNRHSPDHPGMGSSQASSSSSLR; encoded by the exons ATGAAAATCACCAGCGCCAGACACCGGGACAGCGCCGGGGCAGAAGGAAAGATGGAGAATTTCACGGCGCTGTTCGGAGCTCAGGCTGACCCACCACCGCCTCCAAGCGCACTCGGCTTTGGACCAGGAAAACCTCCACCTCCACCGCCCCCTCCTCCAGGCGGGGGACCCGGCACGGCTCCGCCCCCCTCCGCGGCCACGGCCCCTGCCGGTGCCGACAAGTCAGCAGCTGGTTGTGGCCCCTTCTACCTAATGCGGGAACTGCCAG GTAGCACCGAGCTGACAGGCAGCACCAACCTGATCACACACTACAACCTGGAACATGCTTATAATAAATTCTGTGGGAAGAAGGTGAAGGAGAAGCTAAGTaacttcctgcctgacctgcCGGGGATGATTGACCTGCCAGGTTCCCATGATAACAGCAGCCTCCGCTCCCTCATTGAAAAGCCCCCTATTCTTGGTGGCTCTTTCAATCCGATCACAGGGACTATGCTGGCTGGCTTCCGCCTCCACACCGGCCCG TTGCCGGAGCAGTGTCGTCTGATGCACATTCAGCCTCCCAAGAAGAAGAATAAGCACAAGCACAAACAGAGCCGGACCCAGGACCCTGTGCCCCCAG AAACGCCATCTGATTCAGatcacaagaagaagaaaaagaaaaaagaggaagatccTGAacggaaaaggaagaagaaagagaagaagaaaaagaag AACCGACACAGTCCAGACCACCCAGGTATGGGCAGTTCTcaggccagcagcagcagcagcctccgCTAA
- the TMX2 gene encoding thioredoxin-related transmembrane protein 2 isoform X2 encodes MAVLAPLIALVYSVPRLSRWLARPYYLLSALLSAAFLVVRKLPPLCHTLPTQREDGNPCDFDWREVEILMFLSAIVMMKNRRSITVEQHVGNIFMFSKVANAILFFRLDIRLGLLYIILCVVFLMTCKPPLYMGPEYIKYFNDKTIDEELERNKKVTWIVEFFANWSNDCQSFAPIYADLSLKYNCTGLHFGKVDVGRYTDVSTRYKVSTSPLTKQLPTLILFQGGKEVMRRPQIDKKGRAVSWTFSEENVIREFSLNELYQRAKKQRKTGDDIPEEHSVAPAPTAWPDGESKKDQ; translated from the exons ATGGCGGTCTTGGCACCTTTGATTGCTTTGGTGTATTCGGTGCCGCGCCTTTCACGATGGCTGGCCAGACCTTACTACCTACTGTCAGCCCTGCTCTCTGCTGCCTTCCTAGTCGTGAGGAAGCTTCCCCCACTGTGTCACACTCTCCCCACCCAACGCGAAGACGGCAATCCGTGTGACTTTGACTGG AGAGAAGTAGAGATCCTGATGTTTCTCAGTGCCATTGTGATGATGAAGAATCGCAGGTCCA TCACTGTGGAGCAACATGTAGGCAACATCTTCATGTTTAGTAAAGTGGCCAATGCAATTCTTTTCTTCCGCCTGGATATTCGCCTGGGCCTGCTTTACATCATACTCTGTGTTG taTTCCTGATGACGTGTAAACCTCCCCTGTACATGGGCCCTGAGTACATCAAGTACTTCAATGATAAAACCATTGAT GAAGAGCTGGAGAGGAACAAGAAGGTCACTTGGATTGTGGAGTTCTTTGCCAATTGGTCTAATGACTGCCAATCGTTTGCTCCAATCTATGCTGATCTCTCCCTCAA GTACAATTGTACAGGGCTACATTTTGGGAAGGTGGACGTTGGCCGCTACACTGATGTTAGCACCCG GTACAAGGTGAGCACATCCCCCCTCACCAAGCAGCTCCCTACCCTCATCCTGTTCCAAGGTGGCAAGGAAGTCATGCGGCGGCCACAGATCGACAAGAAAGGACGAGCTGTTTCTTGGACTTTCTCTGAG GAGAATGTGATCCGAGAATTCAGCTTGAATGAACTGTATCAGCGGGCCAAGAAGCAACGGAAGACTGGAGATGATATTCCCGAGGAGCATTCTGTGGCCCCTGCCCCCACAGCGTGGCCAGATGGGGAGAGCAAGAAGGACCAATAG
- the TMX2 gene encoding thioredoxin-related transmembrane protein 2 isoform X3 → MAVLAPLIALVYSVPRLSRWLARPYYLLSALLSAAFLVVRKLPPLCHTLPTQREDGNPCDFDWREVEILMFLSAIVMMKNRRSITVEQHVGNIFMFSKVANAILFFRLDIRLGLLYIILCVVFLMTCKPPLYMGPEYIKYFNDKTIDEELERNKKVTWIVEFFANWSNDCQSFAPIYADLSLKYNCTGLHFGKVDVGRYTDVQGEHIPPHQAAPYPHPVPRWQGSHAAATDRQERTSCFLDFL, encoded by the exons ATGGCGGTCTTGGCACCTTTGATTGCTTTGGTGTATTCGGTGCCGCGCCTTTCACGATGGCTGGCCAGACCTTACTACCTACTGTCAGCCCTGCTCTCTGCTGCCTTCCTAGTCGTGAGGAAGCTTCCCCCACTGTGTCACACTCTCCCCACCCAACGCGAAGACGGCAATCCGTGTGACTTTGACTGG AGAGAAGTAGAGATCCTGATGTTTCTCAGTGCCATTGTGATGATGAAGAATCGCAGGTCCA TCACTGTGGAGCAACATGTAGGCAACATCTTCATGTTTAGTAAAGTGGCCAATGCAATTCTTTTCTTCCGCCTGGATATTCGCCTGGGCCTGCTTTACATCATACTCTGTGTTG taTTCCTGATGACGTGTAAACCTCCCCTGTACATGGGCCCTGAGTACATCAAGTACTTCAATGATAAAACCATTGAT GAAGAGCTGGAGAGGAACAAGAAGGTCACTTGGATTGTGGAGTTCTTTGCCAATTGGTCTAATGACTGCCAATCGTTTGCTCCAATCTATGCTGATCTCTCCCTCAA GTACAATTGTACAGGGCTACATTTTGGGAAGGTGGACGTTGGCCGCTACACTGAT GTACAAGGTGAGCACATCCCCCCTCACCAAGCAGCTCCCTACCCTCATCCTGTTCCAAGGTGGCAAGGAAGTCATGCGGCGGCCACAGATCGACAAGAAAGGACGAGCTGTTTCTTGGACTTTCTCTGA